ATGGTAATCGCTTGTCCAGTCCTGCTTCTTGACCACTGTATATCAGCGGCATTCCTGGAACTGTTGCAGTTAAGACAGCCAAAGCTTCATAAGCATTCCCCATCCTTTCAAAAACCGTCCCATTCCAGCTATTTTCATCATGATTGGAGGTGAAATACATTCTGAAAGCTGAAGAATCATATTTTTCAACATCTTTTTTCAGGTATGCTACTAGAGAATCAGCATTTGCGTGTCCTTTTGCTATATCATTCAATAAATGATGAAATTCCCAGCCGTAGGTCATGTCAAATCCTGCATCATGCATTTTGGGTTCATCCCATTCTGCCAACATAAAAACATCTTTTGTAGCCTCAAGACTATCAATAGCTTTTTTCCAAAATTCATTTGGTACCATTCCTGCCACATCACATCTGAAACCGTCAATGTCAGTTTCGGTAATCCACCATTTCATTTCATTAATCATGGCTTGATGTAAATCTTCATTTTCATAATTAAGATCTGCAACATCAGTCCAATCTGCTACAGGTGATTGTAGATTGCCTGCAGAATCTAAATTGTAAAATTCAGGATGTTCTTGTGCCCAATGGTGATCATAAGCGGTATGGTTAGCCACCCAATCCAATAGTACAATCATTTGATTTTCGTGGGCTTTGGTAACCAATTTTTTGAAATCCTGCAAAACACCAAAATTGGAATTTACAGCAGTGTAGTCTTTAATAGAATAATAACTTCCCAAAGGCTCCTTCCGGTTCTTTACTCCAATAGGTTGAACAGGCATAACCCATAAAATATCAACTCCCATATTTTTTAATCTGTCCAGATGAGGGAGAAAGGCTTCAATTGTACCTTCTGGAGTATACTGCCTAATATTTACCTCATAAATATTCATAGCCTTAGCTTTTTCAGGATATGATAAGATAGATTCCTGTTGATGGTTCTCATTAACAGATTCACAAGAGTAAAGAAATATGGCAATGGCGATTAAAAAGATGTTTTTCTGCATATAAAAATCTAGTTGCATAGTAAGGACTAATAATCAATATCTATTCTCCCATCTTCTAAATTGAAAATAGCATTTGGTAGATCGTTTACCTTTAAATTAATTCTTTCATTTTCAGGTAAGGGATCGAAGTTAGAAATTTGATCTACAAAATTAAAATCTTCTTTGTCCAACGGTATGGTTTGTTGATTAATGTGGATTTTCCCATTTAATTTTCCTTCGAATCCATGAAAGAAAACCTTAACTTTCTGATATTGACTATTGTAATTTCCCTCCTTTTGATGTAGAGTCAACTGTCTGTTTTCAGGCTTGAACTCAATCAGTCTTTTATAAAAATCTCCACTCACATGATTGAAAGTTTCTCCATCATCCTCATAGTATTCATATTTATTTTTTTCTTTGCCCCCGTAAATATGCAAATGCAGACAATCATTATTGTTTTGGCTTAAATTTTCCAGTTTGTCCTGCATTGGAATTATTGCCGAAGCTCTCACAAAAACAGGTAATCTCTCAATTGGGCATTCAACGATGACTTCCTGATTCCCTCTATAGAAAGTATCATCAAATAAATCGTACCATTCCCCTTCTGGAAAGTATACTTTTGCTAAATTAACTTTACTGGCTACGGGAGCCACCATGATGTCCGGTCCAAAGAAATACTGGTTTTCGTACAAAGAGTTATAGATTTTCTCGTCATGAGGATGATAAATAGCCAAACTTCTAGCTACCGGAATACCTTTTTCATGTGCTTCGTAAAAAGCTGAATAGATATAAGGCATCATTTTATATCTTAGATTGATATAATTTCTGGAAATCTCTTCTACTTCTTCTCCATAAGCCCAAGGTTCAGAATCTCTACTGTTAATCATACTGTGTCCTCTGAAGAATGGTGCGAAAGCCCCAATGGAAATCCAACGAGCAAATAATTGACTATCTGCATCTCCCGCAAAACCTCCAATATCATAACCCGAAAATGCAACTCCTGCTAATCCTAAGCTATTGACCAAACGAACGCCCAATAACATATGCTCGTCATCTGCAACATTATCACCAGTCCAAACGGCAGCGTATCTCTGAATCCCAGAAAAACCGGCTCTTGTTAGATTAAATACTCTTTTATTGGGAGAATTTTGCTTAGCCCCTTCGTAGGTACTTCTGGCCATTTGCATGCCATAAACATTTCTGGCTTTTCGAGTCGAGGCTTTTTCACCTTCGTAATCGAATTCCATTAAATCAGGTAAATATTGCCCCCAGGTGGCAATTTCATTCATATCATTCCAAAGCCCCAGAATTCCTAAGTCAGTATAGGCTTTTAGTTTATCTTGCCACCAATTTCGGACTTGTCCATTGGTGAAATCAGGGAAATGGCACCATCCGGGCCAAACTTCTCCTTCATAGTATTCACCGTCAGGATATTTAATAAAAACATCTTCTTTTTTACCGGAATCATAAGCTTCGTAGCCTTCTTCGATTTTTATTCCAGGATCACAAATCACTACCACTTTAAATCCCATTTCCTCAAGCTTTTCAATCATTTGCTTTGGATTGGGGAAATCTTTTCCATCCCAGGTGAAAATCTTGTATTGCTCCATATGATGGATATCCAAAACAATTACATCGGCTGGGATTTCTTTTTCCCGGAAAAATTTAGCTATACTAATTACTTCTTTGTCGGGTTTGTAACTGTAACGGCACTGCTGGTAGCCCAAACTCCAAATAGGGGGCAGTTCCATTCGACCAGTCAGATCGGTATAAGAACTTATAATATCTTCAATAGAATCTTCATGGATGAAATAATAGGCCATATCTCCCTGATCAGCTGAAAAGCTAGAGAATCGTCTGTTTGAAGCACCAAAATTAAAATGAGTTTTATGTGAATTGTCTAAGTAAATACCGTAATTCAAACCGCTATGGATGCCGATATAAAAAGGAGTCGTACAATACAAAGGATCACTATCTGGTGGATATCCAAAATGATCTGTATTCCAGTTTTGGTAGCCTGTGCCTTTTCTGTCCAGCGGTCCCGTTTTTTCACCCAATCCGATAAATCTCTCTCCTTTTTGTAGCTTTTTGTAGGTGGTAACTTGTTCGCCAATCCAGGAAGTTCCCAATGCATGGTCATCCTCACTGATTATTTCACCATTTATATCTTTGAAAATAGCAGTAAACGGATCCTTTTTAATTTCTAAAGTTAGCGCTTCAGTTTTTAGTTCTATATGTCCGTTAGAATCAATAATGGAGAAATCAATACCTACCGATTTAGAGATCACTGCATAAGAATGTTCGTCAAAATTTTCTGTTCTGCTTATATGAATTTTAAAAATCCCCTTTTGTACAACGGATATTCTAAAAAAGGCATTTTCGGTTTTTCCGGAAATTCCATAAGCATTGCGCTTATAGTTTTCAATTTTTCCGCAGTGAAGGTTGAGATTGGGTTTATTTATGGTTTGTGAACTAATCATCTATTTATCCTTTAAAAGAATTGCTAAAGTATTGAATATTAAAATTTCATAGTATTCAATTAACTATAAAATCAGCGCAATCGTTTGCGGTTACGTTTGCAATTTAACTTTTTGTATTTAAAAATTAAATTATATAGCTATTACAGGATTTTAAATTGGTCGATTTTTGGGGTTTTCTGGAGGGGGATAACTCTTTGGGATATTTTTTATGGATTGGAATTCATTTATTTCTATTTTGAATTTTAAAATAGCAACTTTGCACTCAGATTTACTTTTAACAGTTATAATATTTATTATTAAATAGATGTCGCAAGAACTATATCAGAATTTAACCGCAGATAAGCCATTTTTTATTGTTGGCCCTTGTGTGATGGAAAGTATGGATTTACTGCATTCAGTAGCCAAAGAATTGGTGAGCATTAAAAATGAATTAGGAGTCGAGATTATTTTTAAATCTTCATTTGATAAGGCAAATCGTACTTCAGCATCAGCTAAAAGAGGCCCTGGTTTAGAAGAAGGGAAGGAATGGTTAAAGGAAATCAAAGCAACCTACAATCTGCCCGTGACAACTGATGTGCATGAATCGTATCAACCAGCATTATTGCAGGATGTGGTGGATATTATGCAAATCCCTGCCTTTTTGTGCCGTCAGACTGATTTATTGTTGGCAGCTGCCGAAACAGGTCGTATTGTAAATATAAAAAAAGCACAGTTTTTGTCTGGAGAAGATATGTTATATCCTTGCCAAAAGGTAACTGAAGCAGGA
This is a stretch of genomic DNA from Marivirga harenae. It encodes these proteins:
- a CDS encoding alpha-amylase family glycosyl hydrolase, giving the protein MQLDFYMQKNIFLIAIAIFLYSCESVNENHQQESILSYPEKAKAMNIYEVNIRQYTPEGTIEAFLPHLDRLKNMGVDILWVMPVQPIGVKNRKEPLGSYYSIKDYTAVNSNFGVLQDFKKLVTKAHENQMIVLLDWVANHTAYDHHWAQEHPEFYNLDSAGNLQSPVADWTDVADLNYENEDLHQAMINEMKWWITETDIDGFRCDVAGMVPNEFWKKAIDSLEATKDVFMLAEWDEPKMHDAGFDMTYGWEFHHLLNDIAKGHANADSLVAYLKKDVEKYDSSAFRMYFTSNHDENSWNGTVFERMGNAYEALAVLTATVPGMPLIYSGQEAGLDKRLPFFDKDTIDWSELAYEDFYSRLLLLKHNNPALWNGAFGGSFQEINKPQNSSKMLAFSRKKDDNEVLVIMNLSDSTQSFVIDKNYTGKTYQKGNNPELTVTFSENREPLAFDAWSYMILTQNSLKDK
- a CDS encoding glycoside hydrolase family 31 protein — translated: MISSQTINKPNLNLHCGKIENYKRNAYGISGKTENAFFRISVVQKGIFKIHISRTENFDEHSYAVISKSVGIDFSIIDSNGHIELKTEALTLEIKKDPFTAIFKDINGEIISEDDHALGTSWIGEQVTTYKKLQKGERFIGLGEKTGPLDRKGTGYQNWNTDHFGYPPDSDPLYCTTPFYIGIHSGLNYGIYLDNSHKTHFNFGASNRRFSSFSADQGDMAYYFIHEDSIEDIISSYTDLTGRMELPPIWSLGYQQCRYSYKPDKEVISIAKFFREKEIPADVIVLDIHHMEQYKIFTWDGKDFPNPKQMIEKLEEMGFKVVVICDPGIKIEEGYEAYDSGKKEDVFIKYPDGEYYEGEVWPGWCHFPDFTNGQVRNWWQDKLKAYTDLGILGLWNDMNEIATWGQYLPDLMEFDYEGEKASTRKARNVYGMQMARSTYEGAKQNSPNKRVFNLTRAGFSGIQRYAAVWTGDNVADDEHMLLGVRLVNSLGLAGVAFSGYDIGGFAGDADSQLFARWISIGAFAPFFRGHSMINSRDSEPWAYGEEVEEISRNYINLRYKMMPYIYSAFYEAHEKGIPVARSLAIYHPHDEKIYNSLYENQYFFGPDIMVAPVASKVNLAKVYFPEGEWYDLFDDTFYRGNQEVIVECPIERLPVFVRASAIIPMQDKLENLSQNNNDCLHLHIYGGKEKNKYEYYEDDGETFNHVSGDFYKRLIEFKPENRQLTLHQKEGNYNSQYQKVKVFFHGFEGKLNGKIHINQQTIPLDKEDFNFVDQISNFDPLPENERINLKVNDLPNAIFNLEDGRIDIDY
- the kdsA gene encoding 3-deoxy-8-phosphooctulonate synthase, producing MSQELYQNLTADKPFFIVGPCVMESMDLLHSVAKELVSIKNELGVEIIFKSSFDKANRTSASAKRGPGLEEGKEWLKEIKATYNLPVTTDVHESYQPALLQDVVDIMQIPAFLCRQTDLLLAAAETGRIVNIKKAQFLSGEDMLYPCQKVTEAGNKQLLLTERGNMYGYNNLVVDFRNIPDMLQHGFPVVMDCTHSVQRPGGAGGKTGGNREFVPNMALAAKAFGANGYFIETHPNPEEAWSDGPNQLFLKDLKDLIKKLTA